In Cicer arietinum cultivar CDC Frontier isolate Library 1 chromosome 7, Cicar.CDCFrontier_v2.0, whole genome shotgun sequence, a single window of DNA contains:
- the LOC101513852 gene encoding serine/threonine-protein kinase PBL34-like — MGLGGENENGKVTESLDVCKSKGRKKKKKQDGVVQNEEETGCWLSFRFIGSCISSRSKVDSSVSGTSTNYAESKSTIDTSRDQPMLPVVSSTTTSNAESNSSTSKLEEELKVASRLRKFCFNDLKLATRNFRPESLLGEGGFGCVFKGWIEENGTAPVKPGTGLTVAVKTLNHDGLQGHKEWLAEVNYLGDLVHPHLVKLIGYCIEDDQRLLVYEFMPRGSLENHLFRRSLPLPWSIRMKIALGAAKGLAFLHEEAERPVIYRDFKTSNILLDADYNAKLSDFGLAKDGPEGDKTHVSTRVMGTYGYAAPEYVMTGHLTSRSDVYSFGVVLLEMITGRRSMDKNRPNGEHNLVEWARPHLGERRRFYRLIDPRLEGHFSIKGAQKATHLAAHCLSRDPKARPLMSEVVEALKPLPNLKDMASSSYYFQTMQADRFSASPNTRNGRTQGALLARNGQQRSLSISHGTHASPFHHQYPQHSPKPSGKAQS, encoded by the exons ATGGGGTTAGGTGGTGAGAATGAGAATGGTAAGGTGACAGAGTCTTTGGATGTGTGTAAATCAAAAgggagaaagaagaagaagaaacaagaTGGGgtagttcaaaatgaagaagaaactgGTTGTTGGCTTAGTTTCAGGTTCATTGGTAGCTGCATTTCTTCAAGATCCAAGGTTGATAGCTCTGTTAGTGGCACCAGTACTAATTATG CTGAAAGTAAATCAACTATTGATACAAGTAGAGACCAACCAATGCTTCCGGTAGTCTCTTCGACAACCACTAGTAATGCTGAAAGCAATTCATCCACTTCAAAACTCGAAGAGGAGCTTAAAGTTGCTTCCAGGCTGCGAAAGTTCTGTTTCAATGATCTTAAGTTGGCAACAAGAAATTTTCGGCCCGAGAGTCTTCTCGGTGAAGGTGGGTTTGGTTGTGTGTTCAAAGGATGGATTGAAGAAAATGGAACTGCTCCGGTGAAACCTGGCACAGGACTTACCGTTGCTGTGAAAACCCTTAACCACGATGGGCTCCAGGGTCATAAAGAATGGCTG GCTGAAGTAAATTATCTCGGTGATTTAGTTCATCCACACCTCGTCAAACTTATAGGCTATTGTATCGAAGATGATCAAAGGTTGCTTGTATATGAATTTATGCCTCGTGGAAGCCTGGAAAACCACTTGTTTAGGA GATCGTTGCCTCTCCCGTGGTCCATTAGAATGAAAATTGCACTAGGAGCTGCAAAGGGACTTGCTTTTCTTCACGAGGAAGCCGAACGGCCAGTAATATATAGGGATTTCAAAACTTCCAATATACTATTGGATGCA GATTACAATGCCAAGCTCTCAGACTTTGGACTTGCAAAAGACGGTCCAGAAGGTGATAAAACCCATGTGTCTACTCGAGTGATGGGAACTTATGGTTATGCTGCACCGGAATATGTCATGACAG GGCATCTTACATCAAGAAGTGATGTGTATAGTTTTGGAGTGGTACTACTTGAGATGATAACCGGTCGAAGATCTATGGACAAAAACCGGCCGAACGGTGAACATAACCTTGTGGAATGGGCTAGACCGCATCTAGGAGAGAGAAGAAGGTTCTACAGGTTGATAGACCCTCGCTTGGAAGGTCACTTCTCGATAAAAGGAGCTCAGAAAGCTACCCATTTGGCTGCTCACTGCCTTAGCCGAGATCCTAAAGCAAGACCACTAATGAGTGAAGTTGTAGAAGCCTTGAAGCCTCTACCAAACCTTAAAGACATGGCTAGTTCATCGTACTATTTCCAGACAATGCAAGCCGACCGTTTTAGTGCAAGTCCGAATACTCGAAACGGGAGAACACAAGGAGCATTGCTAGCTCGAAATGGACAACAAAGGAGCCTTTCCATATCACATGGTACTCATGCTTCTCCATTTCACCATCAGTATCCTCAACATTCACCAAAACCAAGTGGAAAGGCACAAAGTTGA
- the LOC101491748 gene encoding hypersensitive-induced response protein 1-like: MGLALGCLQVEQSTVAIREVFGKYDDVLEPGCHCVPWCMGNQIAGYLSLRVQQLDVWCETKTKDNVFVTVVASVQYRALAEKVVDAFYRLTNTREQIQAYVFDVIRATVPKMELDSSFEQKNEIAKAVEEELGKAMSAYGYEIVQTLIVDIEPDEHVKKAMNEINAASRFRAAANEKAEAEKILLIKRAEGDAESKYLAGLGIARQRQAIVDGLRDSVLAFAENVPGTSSKDVMDMVLVTQYFDTLKEIGASSKSNSVFVPHGPGAVKDIASQVRDGLLQGSAACHEV, encoded by the exons ATGGGACTCGCCCTGGGTTGTCTTCAAGTGGAGCAGTCAACAGTAGCTATCAGAGAAGTTTTCGGGAAATATGATGATGTGCTTGAGCCTGGTTGCCATTGTGTCCCCTGGTGCATGGGCAATCAAATAGCTGGTTATCTTTCTTTGCGTGTGCAGCAGCTAGATGTTTGGTGTGAAACCAAGACAAAG GACAATGTTTTTGTAACTGTTGTTGCATCTGTCCAATATCGAGCACTGGCAGAAAAGGTGGTGGATGCTTTTTACAGACTTACCAATACCAGAGAACAGATCCAAGCCTATGTCTTTGATG TTATCCGGGCAACTGTTCCGAAAATGGAACTAGATTCTTCTTTTGAACAGAAGAACGAAATTGCAAAAGCTGTTGAGGAAGAGCTTGGAAAG GCGATGTCTGCTTATGGGTATGAGATAGTTCAGACTCTCATTGTGGATATTGAACCAGATGAGCATGTGAAGAAAGCCATGAATGAGATAAATGCGG CTTCAAGATTTAGGGCGGCTGCAAATGAGAAAGCTGAAGCAGAGAAGATTCTGCTCATCAAAAGGGCAGAGGGAGATGCAGAATCGAAGTATCTAGCAGGGCTTGGAATAGCTCGTCAGCGTCAAGCCATAGTGGACGGACTGAGGGACAGTGTTCTAGCATTTGCGGAAAATGTCCCAGGGACATCATCAAAGGATGTCATGGACATGGTTCTTGTGACTCAATACTTTGACACATTGAAGGAGATCGGTGCGTCCTCAAAATCCAATTCTGTTTTTGTTCCACACGGACCAGGTGCTGTAAAAGATATCGCTTCACAAGTCAGAGATGGTCTTCTCCAAGGGAGTGCGGCTTGCCATGAAGTTTAA